A region of Pontiella agarivorans DNA encodes the following proteins:
- the uvrA gene encoding excinuclease ABC subunit UvrA, translating into MAKQWINVAGAREHNLKDVHVKIPRDELTVVTGLSGSGKSSLAFDTIYAEGQRKYVESLSAYARQFLGQMQKPDVDYIEGLSPAVSIEQRTAGSNPRSIVATTTEIYDYLRLLFASIGKPHCYKCGKPVTSQSAEEIVEQLMQLPAKTKLMILAPYVRGRKGEHVEVYETMRKQGFVRARVDGETYEIEKVPKLKKTFKHTIEAVVDRLAIKDDIRSRMTDSVELALGEADGLVTVLIAKEDGSWEEKMFSEHNACLDCGISFDKLEARHFSFNSPYGACPTCHGLGTQMVFDEDQVIPDKTMAVESCVHPWRYGGRRMIVYHKKLLQAVAAKNGIDPATPFNELPKKVQQQILHGTGDEPIEYYMRRRLISKPFPGVFNMLMDRVENNESEAMSHWLRGYMTRCICPDCNGARLRPAVLACRMNGRNIREIISDSVIDSQRFFQSLELTKQEELITREILKEIRARLSFMVNVGLDYLNLDRESGTLSGGEAQRIRLATQIGAGLVGVVYVLDEPSIGLHQKDNDRLIQTLQGLRDLGNTVIVVEHDEQTIRTADFVVDMGPAAGRHGGEVVFAGRTDKLMKADTLTAKYLREELKVEIPEKRTKPYKGWIELKGAEANNLKKVNAKFPLGLFTCVTGVSGSGKSTLTDYTLKRALARHFNGSKDTPGKHKEVKGLELVDKMIVIDQSPIGRTPRSNPATYTGAFTDIRDLFATLPASKMRGYKPGRFSFNVKGGRCERCKGDGILKIEMHFLPDVYVPCEQCNEKRYNKETLEVHYKGKSIADVLDMTISEALDFFEAVPKIQRKMKTLCDVGLGYLKLGQPATTLSGGEAQRVKLSTELSKRSTGQTVYILDEPTTGLHFADVHKLLEVLERLRDEGNTVIVIEHNLDMIKRADYIVDMGPGGGVNGGKVVVSGPPEKIAKCEGSFTGQYLKELL; encoded by the coding sequence ATGGCGAAACAGTGGATCAATGTGGCGGGCGCGCGGGAGCACAACCTGAAGGATGTGCATGTTAAAATTCCGCGTGATGAACTGACGGTGGTGACGGGGCTGAGCGGATCGGGAAAATCGTCGCTGGCGTTTGACACAATCTATGCAGAGGGGCAGCGCAAATATGTGGAGAGCCTTTCGGCCTACGCGCGTCAGTTTCTCGGCCAGATGCAGAAGCCGGATGTGGATTATATTGAAGGGCTGTCGCCGGCAGTTTCGATTGAGCAGCGTACGGCCGGATCGAACCCGCGGTCGATCGTGGCCACGACGACGGAGATTTATGACTATCTGCGCCTGTTGTTTGCAAGCATCGGAAAACCGCATTGCTACAAATGCGGAAAACCGGTGACGAGTCAGAGCGCGGAGGAGATTGTTGAGCAGCTGATGCAGCTGCCGGCCAAAACCAAACTGATGATTCTTGCGCCGTATGTGCGGGGCCGAAAAGGCGAGCATGTTGAGGTTTATGAAACGATGCGCAAGCAGGGTTTCGTACGGGCGCGTGTGGATGGCGAAACCTATGAAATTGAAAAAGTCCCGAAGCTGAAGAAAACGTTCAAGCATACGATTGAAGCGGTGGTGGATCGCTTGGCGATTAAGGATGATATCCGCAGCCGCATGACGGATTCGGTGGAGTTGGCGCTGGGCGAGGCGGACGGGCTGGTGACGGTTTTGATTGCCAAAGAGGATGGCAGCTGGGAAGAGAAAATGTTCTCGGAGCACAATGCCTGCCTTGATTGCGGTATCAGTTTCGACAAATTGGAGGCGCGGCATTTTTCGTTTAACAGTCCGTATGGAGCCTGTCCGACGTGCCACGGTCTGGGTACGCAGATGGTGTTCGATGAAGACCAGGTGATTCCGGATAAAACGATGGCGGTGGAATCATGCGTTCATCCGTGGCGCTACGGCGGGCGGCGGATGATTGTTTATCATAAAAAACTGCTGCAGGCGGTGGCGGCCAAAAACGGGATTGATCCCGCGACGCCGTTTAATGAATTGCCGAAAAAGGTGCAGCAGCAGATTCTACACGGCACGGGCGATGAGCCGATTGAATATTATATGCGCCGCCGCCTGATCTCCAAACCGTTCCCGGGGGTCTTCAATATGCTGATGGACCGGGTGGAGAATAATGAAAGCGAAGCGATGAGCCACTGGCTGCGCGGCTACATGACCCGATGCATCTGTCCCGACTGCAACGGTGCCCGGCTGCGGCCGGCGGTGTTGGCCTGTCGAATGAACGGGCGGAATATCCGGGAGATTATATCGGACTCGGTGATTGATTCGCAGCGGTTTTTCCAATCGTTGGAACTGACGAAGCAGGAAGAGCTGATTACCAGGGAAATCCTGAAGGAGATTCGGGCACGGCTCAGTTTTATGGTGAACGTGGGGCTGGACTATCTCAACCTTGACCGCGAGAGCGGAACGCTTTCGGGCGGCGAGGCGCAGCGTATTCGGCTGGCCACGCAGATCGGTGCGGGGCTGGTGGGTGTGGTTTATGTGCTGGACGAACCGAGTATCGGGCTGCATCAGAAGGATAATGACCGGTTGATTCAGACGTTGCAGGGGCTGCGGGATCTGGGCAATACGGTGATCGTGGTGGAGCACGATGAGCAGACGATTCGCACGGCGGATTTTGTAGTCGATATGGGTCCGGCGGCGGGACGGCATGGCGGTGAGGTGGTCTTTGCGGGGCGGACTGATAAGCTGATGAAGGCGGATACGCTGACGGCGAAATATCTTCGCGAAGAGCTGAAGGTGGAGATTCCGGAAAAGCGGACGAAGCCGTACAAAGGCTGGATCGAGCTGAAGGGGGCGGAGGCGAATAACCTGAAAAAGGTGAATGCCAAGTTCCCGTTGGGGCTTTTTACCTGTGTGACCGGAGTTTCGGGCAGCGGAAAAAGTACGCTGACCGACTACACGCTGAAGCGCGCGCTGGCGCGGCATTTCAACGGATCGAAGGATACACCGGGTAAGCATAAAGAGGTAAAAGGGCTGGAGCTGGTGGATAAAATGATTGTGATCGATCAGTCGCCGATCGGCCGAACACCGCGGTCGAATCCCGCGACTTACACCGGGGCCTTTACGGATATTCGCGATCTGTTTGCGACGCTGCCGGCATCGAAGATGCGCGGTTATAAACCGGGGCGTTTCAGTTTTAATGTGAAGGGCGGTCGCTGCGAACGCTGCAAGGGCGACGGTATCCTGAAGATTGAGATGCATTTTCTGCCGGATGTGTATGTGCCGTGTGAGCAGTGTAATGAAAAGCGGTACAATAAGGAGACGCTGGAAGTTCATTATAAAGGCAAGAGTATTGCCGATGTGCTGGATATGACGATCAGCGAGGCGCTGGACTTTTTTGAGGCGGTGCCGAAGATTCAGCGGAAGATGAAAACGCTGTGCGATGTGGGGCTTGGTTATTTGAAGCTGGGGCAGCCGGCGACGACCCTTTCGGGCGGTGAGGCGCAGCGGGTAAAGCTTTCGACGGAGCTGAGCAAACGGTCGACGGGGCAGACGGTGTATATTCTCGATGAGCCGACGACCGGTCTGCATTTTGCGGATGTGCACAAGCTGTTGGAGGTGCTCGAGCGTCTGCGTGATGAAGGCAATACGGTCATCGTGATTGAGCATAACCTCGATATGATCAAGCGGGCGGACTATATCGTGGATATGGGCCCGGGCGGCGGAGTGAACGGTGGAAAGGTTGTTGTTTCCGGTCCGCCGGAAAAGATTGCAAAATGTGAAGGATCCTTTACCGGTCAGTATCTGAAGGAGTTGCTTTGA
- a CDS encoding ATP-binding cassette domain-containing protein — protein sequence MIETISSFLSSGSSCAILGTNGSGKSLLAVELFQRSDVLCSLVSLEQHLEVIEEERRNDDSDFMNCPDPGRSVRQFVSEGGAITPEIERRFKQLGMESILGRGLRFLSTGEFRKAQLVRALAEKPKRLILDEPFDGLDAGSQQELTSVLNQLATEGLQLVLLLNRVDEICDAVQNIFLIDESGLVGRVEAGEELERFFRMHELPAVLPEPPERARLILESGSPLIEVKNARVAYGGRPVFEGLNWRVERGEHWQIYGPNGCGKTTLLDMVSGDLPQLYANDITVFGTRRGSGESVWDIKKYIGHVSSAVQVNYRVATSILNVVISGLHDSIGVYRSPSPHEIRCAKEWINLLHLGHKMEQPLRRLSYGEQRMVLIARAMIKRPELLILDEPCQGLDEVNRRTVLNLINSIGENSGTTLLYVSHHATDRIPCIKRQLKMGNNYAEYA from the coding sequence TTGATCGAAACCATTAGTTCATTTCTTTCATCGGGATCATCCTGCGCGATTCTCGGAACGAATGGATCGGGCAAGAGTCTGCTTGCGGTTGAGCTTTTCCAGAGGTCGGACGTTTTGTGTTCGCTGGTGTCGCTGGAGCAGCATCTTGAGGTGATCGAGGAGGAGCGCCGGAACGATGATTCGGATTTTATGAATTGTCCGGACCCGGGGCGTTCGGTGCGGCAGTTTGTTTCCGAGGGCGGGGCGATTACGCCGGAAATCGAGCGGCGCTTTAAGCAGCTGGGCATGGAGTCGATTCTCGGGCGGGGCCTTCGTTTTCTTTCGACCGGGGAGTTTCGTAAGGCACAGCTGGTGCGGGCGCTGGCGGAAAAGCCGAAGCGCCTGATTCTGGATGAACCGTTCGACGGGCTGGACGCGGGGTCACAACAGGAACTGACTTCGGTACTGAACCAGCTGGCAACCGAGGGGCTGCAGCTGGTGCTGTTGCTGAATCGGGTGGATGAAATTTGTGATGCGGTTCAAAATATCTTTCTGATTGATGAGTCGGGGCTGGTGGGCCGGGTGGAGGCCGGGGAGGAGCTGGAGCGTTTTTTCAGAATGCATGAGCTTCCGGCAGTGCTGCCGGAGCCGCCGGAGCGGGCACGACTGATTCTTGAATCGGGGTCCCCTTTAATCGAGGTGAAAAATGCACGGGTGGCCTATGGGGGGCGTCCGGTTTTCGAGGGATTGAACTGGCGGGTGGAGCGCGGTGAACACTGGCAGATTTACGGCCCGAACGGTTGCGGGAAAACGACGCTGCTGGATATGGTGAGCGGAGATTTGCCTCAGCTGTATGCCAATGATATTACGGTGTTCGGAACCCGGCGGGGTTCGGGGGAGAGCGTGTGGGATATAAAAAAATATATCGGCCATGTGTCGTCGGCGGTGCAGGTGAATTACCGGGTGGCGACGTCGATTCTGAATGTGGTGATCTCGGGGCTTCATGACTCGATCGGAGTTTATCGCAGCCCGTCGCCGCATGAAATACGGTGCGCAAAGGAGTGGATCAATCTGCTGCATCTGGGACATAAAATGGAGCAGCCGTTGCGGCGGCTTTCGTATGGGGAACAGCGGATGGTTCTGATTGCGCGGGCCATGATCAAGCGGCCGGAACTGTTGATTCTGGATGAGCCGTGTCAGGGTCTGGATGAAGTGAACCGGCGGACCGTTTTGAATCTGATTAATTCGATTGGTGAAAACAGCGGTACAACGTTGCTGTATGTTTCACACCATGCCACGGATAGAATTCCGTGTATTAAACGGCAACTGAAGATGGGGAATAATTATGCCGAATATGCATAA
- a CDS encoding SET domain-containing protein, which yields MPNMHKVEVKESPIHGRGVYAKKKIKAGVKIGTYHGDETGEDDTYVLWVTDEDGKEYGIDGTSDLKFLNHSQEPNAEFDGDELYALRDILPGEEITFHYGEIFEEWLASIVDED from the coding sequence ATGCCGAATATGCATAAAGTTGAAGTGAAAGAGAGTCCGATTCACGGACGCGGGGTCTATGCGAAAAAAAAGATCAAGGCGGGGGTGAAAATCGGCACCTATCATGGCGATGAAACCGGTGAGGACGACACCTATGTGCTGTGGGTTACGGATGAGGATGGAAAAGAATATGGAATTGATGGAACGTCGGATCTGAAATTTCTGAATCACTCTCAGGAGCCGAATGCCGAGTTTGACGGGGATGAACTTTATGCATTGCGCGATATCCTTCCCGGGGAAGAGATCACGTTTCACTACGGTGAAATTTTCGAGGAATGGCTCGCGTCGATCGTGGATGAAGATTAG
- a CDS encoding 4-phosphoerythronate dehydrogenase translates to MKIICAETVLLGDRAFSHAGETVVIPDREICRNDLLDADALIIRSKTKATEELLRETPVKFVGTATAGTDHLDSDWLQRNGIYWCASPGCNANSVSEYLVAGLLTLGHRHGFSLENKTIGVIGCGNVGSRVVKKCHALGMNVLRNDPPLAAVSADPDFQPLENLLAESDIVTLHVPLVKHKPWPTERMADWLFFEQMKPGAVFINAARGSVCDYDALLDAKSSGAVAQTIIDVWSPEPAFRTDVLKLADLASPHIAGHSYEGKLNGTVACYNELCNFFELRKTWDISASLPTPEVPEIEIDCAGRNDEEILLDIIRRVYNIEEDDRLIREAAVHCEIDRARRFDQLRKNYRIRREFHNTELRLHNASSDLTRKCKALGFKTT, encoded by the coding sequence ATGAAAATTATATGTGCAGAAACTGTACTCCTGGGAGACCGTGCATTTTCCCATGCCGGCGAAACCGTGGTGATCCCCGACCGGGAAATCTGCCGCAACGATCTGCTCGATGCCGATGCACTCATCATCCGTTCAAAAACCAAAGCCACGGAAGAACTGCTGCGCGAAACTCCGGTTAAATTTGTCGGCACCGCTACGGCCGGCACCGATCACCTCGACAGTGACTGGTTGCAACGGAACGGTATTTACTGGTGTGCCTCCCCGGGCTGCAACGCCAACTCCGTTTCAGAGTATCTGGTCGCCGGTCTGCTAACGCTCGGGCACCGCCATGGCTTCAGCCTCGAAAATAAAACCATCGGCGTCATCGGCTGCGGCAACGTCGGAAGCCGCGTCGTCAAAAAATGCCACGCCCTCGGCATGAATGTCCTGCGCAACGATCCGCCGCTGGCCGCCGTTTCAGCCGATCCCGACTTCCAACCTCTGGAAAACCTGCTCGCCGAATCCGATATTGTCACCCTTCACGTCCCGCTGGTGAAACACAAACCCTGGCCGACCGAGCGCATGGCCGACTGGCTCTTTTTTGAGCAAATGAAACCCGGAGCCGTTTTCATCAACGCCGCCCGCGGCAGTGTCTGCGATTACGACGCCCTGCTCGATGCCAAAAGCAGCGGAGCCGTTGCGCAGACCATCATCGATGTCTGGTCGCCGGAGCCCGCCTTCCGAACCGATGTACTTAAACTGGCCGACCTCGCCTCGCCCCACATTGCCGGCCATTCCTACGAAGGAAAACTCAACGGCACCGTTGCCTGCTATAACGAACTCTGCAACTTTTTCGAACTTCGGAAAACGTGGGATATTTCCGCTTCACTTCCGACACCGGAGGTCCCGGAAATTGAAATCGACTGCGCCGGCCGCAACGACGAAGAAATCCTGCTCGATATCATTCGCCGCGTATACAATATCGAAGAGGACGATCGGTTGATCCGCGAGGCCGCCGTTCACTGTGAAATCGACCGCGCGCGCAGATTTGACCAACTTAGAAAAAACTACCGCATACGCCGCGAATTCCATAATACGGAACTCAGGCTGCATAATGCATCCAGTGACCTAACCCGAAAATGCAAAGCGCTCGGTTTTAAAACGACCTAA
- the thiE gene encoding thiamine phosphate synthase, which translates to MNNSFGLYLILTDPVAGYEACTEAAVAENIRYLQLRMKNAARSDMVDMGKRLKSITSGTATRLIINDDLESAMDCDADGIHLGQNDLNLTEARKRWAKKGKIFGLSTHSRNQAFQALEQKPDYIGIGPVFPTSTKSDTAPVVGITEAGRIAAEVPLTAAVIGGIHSGNLDIVLQAGATNYCVVSAVNSSTNPRSAIRELQTIWKNRIN; encoded by the coding sequence ATGAACAACAGTTTTGGACTCTATCTTATTCTCACCGACCCGGTCGCGGGCTATGAAGCCTGCACCGAAGCCGCTGTGGCCGAAAACATACGATATCTCCAGTTGCGTATGAAAAACGCGGCACGAAGCGACATGGTCGACATGGGCAAACGGCTCAAATCAATCACTTCCGGAACGGCCACCCGCCTCATCATCAACGACGATCTTGAAAGCGCCATGGACTGCGATGCCGACGGTATCCACCTGGGACAGAACGATCTTAACCTGACCGAGGCGCGCAAACGCTGGGCAAAAAAAGGCAAAATCTTCGGCCTTTCGACCCACAGCAGAAATCAGGCTTTTCAGGCATTGGAACAAAAACCCGACTACATCGGCATCGGCCCCGTCTTCCCCACCTCAACCAAATCCGATACCGCTCCGGTCGTCGGCATCACCGAAGCGGGACGAATTGCCGCCGAAGTCCCGCTTACGGCAGCAGTGATCGGCGGCATTCATTCCGGCAATCTGGATATTGTCCTGCAGGCAGGGGCCACAAACTATTGCGTCGTCAGTGCTGTCAATTCGTCAACGAATCCACGCAGCGCGATTCGGGAACTTCAGACCATCTGGAAAAACCGAATAAATTGA
- a CDS encoding tRNA dihydrouridine synthase, giving the protein MSFWNSIDRPIIALAPMEDVTDTVLRELLLDVADPSAIHVVMTEFVSTDGLVHPKARKRVIHRLRVTDEERKLLEEKNVKIVAQIWGNTPEHYQTVIKEIADEMEFDGIDINMGCPVPKVVRRGSCSGMIGNPALAKEIIQACKEASDLPVSVKTRIGLKTVQTEEWISHVLETEPAALTIHGRTQKQMSDGLADWSEIAKAVTLRDERGLNLPILGNGDVQSLEEARNKCKRFSLDGAMIGRGIFNNPWLFMEEQRERTKEEKLEMLWKHTELFDRVWQGSKNFHILRRYYSIYSKGFNGAAELRANLMRTESIDDVKTLLNRIT; this is encoded by the coding sequence ATGAGCTTCTGGAATTCCATAGATCGACCCATCATTGCGCTTGCGCCGATGGAAGACGTCACCGACACCGTCCTGCGCGAACTGCTGCTCGATGTGGCGGACCCGTCAGCCATTCACGTGGTAATGACGGAGTTTGTTTCAACCGATGGACTGGTCCATCCGAAAGCACGTAAGCGCGTCATCCACCGCCTGCGCGTTACGGACGAAGAGCGCAAACTGCTGGAAGAAAAGAACGTCAAAATCGTGGCGCAGATCTGGGGCAATACACCGGAACACTACCAGACCGTCATCAAAGAGATTGCCGACGAAATGGAATTCGACGGTATTGACATCAACATGGGATGCCCGGTGCCCAAAGTGGTCCGCCGCGGTAGCTGCTCCGGCATGATCGGCAATCCCGCGCTGGCCAAGGAAATCATCCAGGCCTGCAAAGAAGCCTCCGATCTTCCCGTTTCCGTAAAAACCCGCATCGGCCTGAAAACCGTCCAGACCGAAGAGTGGATCAGCCACGTCCTCGAAACCGAGCCCGCGGCACTGACTATTCACGGCCGCACCCAGAAACAAATGTCCGACGGACTGGCCGACTGGTCCGAAATCGCCAAAGCCGTAACGCTTCGCGATGAGCGCGGCCTGAATCTTCCAATCCTTGGAAACGGCGATGTTCAATCCCTGGAAGAAGCGCGGAATAAATGCAAAAGGTTCAGCCTCGACGGAGCGATGATCGGCCGAGGCATTTTCAATAACCCCTGGCTCTTCATGGAAGAACAGCGCGAGCGTACCAAAGAGGAAAAACTCGAGATGCTCTGGAAACACACGGAACTGTTCGACCGCGTCTGGCAGGGCTCAAAAAACTTCCACATCCTGCGCCGCTACTATTCCATCTACTCTAAAGGTTTCAACGGCGCCGCCGAACTTCGCGCCAACCTCATGCGCACCGAAAGTATTGATGATGTAAAGACATTGCTCAATCGTATCACCTGA
- the bioB gene encoding biotin synthase BioB, translating into MDWKAIGDRVLNGGKITKEEALAVLESSNDELLEIAQAAFRIRKKHFGKTVSIHLLQNVKSGICPEDCTFCSQSSKYKNDVERYSMQTVETIVEGAQAAVDRNAKRYCMVASSRAPSPKELEVVCEATRQIKQKYPNLEICSSLGLLTEEKAKQLKEAGVNRFNHNLETSENFFPEVVTTHDFEERIHTAKTAKKVGLDLCCGGLYGMGESLQDRVDLAFALADLDVDSVPVNFLDPRPGTPFSGKPNPLTPNDCIRALCMMRFVCPTAEIRAAGGREKTLRGLQSLALYPANSIFTAGYLTTGGAEYEQDKQMIEDAGFEIEIQGAKEPALA; encoded by the coding sequence ATGGATTGGAAAGCAATTGGCGACCGCGTACTGAACGGCGGAAAAATAACCAAAGAAGAAGCACTCGCTGTTTTGGAATCCTCTAACGATGAACTGTTGGAGATCGCCCAGGCCGCATTCAGAATCCGAAAAAAACACTTCGGAAAAACCGTATCAATCCACCTGCTGCAGAATGTAAAAAGCGGCATCTGCCCGGAAGACTGCACCTTCTGCTCGCAGTCCTCAAAATATAAAAACGACGTCGAGCGCTACAGCATGCAGACCGTCGAAACCATCGTGGAAGGCGCCCAGGCCGCAGTCGACCGCAACGCCAAGCGCTACTGCATGGTCGCCAGCTCCCGCGCCCCGAGCCCGAAAGAACTCGAAGTCGTCTGCGAAGCCACCCGGCAGATTAAACAGAAATATCCAAATCTCGAAATCTGCTCTTCCCTCGGCCTGCTGACCGAAGAAAAAGCCAAACAACTGAAAGAGGCGGGCGTCAACCGTTTCAACCACAACCTCGAAACCTCCGAAAACTTTTTTCCGGAAGTGGTTACCACCCATGATTTCGAAGAACGCATCCACACGGCCAAAACCGCTAAAAAAGTCGGCCTCGATCTCTGCTGCGGCGGGCTCTACGGCATGGGCGAAAGCCTGCAGGATCGCGTCGACCTCGCTTTTGCGCTGGCCGATCTCGACGTTGATTCCGTACCGGTCAACTTTCTTGATCCGCGCCCGGGCACCCCGTTCTCCGGAAAACCCAATCCGCTGACCCCGAACGACTGCATCCGCGCGCTCTGCATGATGCGCTTCGTCTGCCCGACCGCGGAAATCCGCGCGGCAGGCGGGCGCGAAAAAACGCTGCGCGGTCTGCAGTCTCTCGCTCTTTATCCCGCCAACTCCATCTTCACCGCCGGCTATCTCACTACCGGCGGCGCAGAATATGAACAGGACAAACAAATGATTGAAGACGCCGGGTTCGAAATCGAAATCCAGGGTGCCAAAGAACCGGCATTAGCCTGA
- the thiC gene encoding phosphomethylpyrimidine synthase ThiC, with the protein MIQEKYTYDDYGNNYPNSRKVYISGSRPDIQVPMREIKLTDTKKADGTVEENAPVLVYDTSGPMTDPNYTLDLEKGLPKLREAWIEERGDTVKTEARGFQPGDDGQGGDTNRMPFQSLEKMARVAKEGANVSQMHYARKGIITPEMEYIAIRENLGRQAAFNSVYMKSEHETGLLTQAQTAGMRSANHQHPGQSFGANIPDFVTPEFVRDEVAAGRAIIPANINHPEAEPMIIGRNFLVKINANIGNSAVTSSIGEEVEKVQWSTLWGADTIMDLSTGENIHDTREWNLRNCPVPVGTVPIYQALQKVGERPEDLTWELFRDTLIEQAQQGVDYFTIHAGVRLRYVPMTAQRVCGIVSRGGSIMAKWCVSHHKESFLYERFREICEICRQYDVSLSLGDGMRPGAIADANDEAQLGELETLGELTKIAWEYDVQVMIEGPGHVPLHGVKENMEWELEACHEAPFYTLGPLTTDVAPGYDHITSGIGAANIGWYGCAMLCYVTPKEHLGLPNKEDVKAGVITYKIAAHAADLAKGFPGAQVRDNALSKARFEFRWEDQFNLALDPVTARSFHDSTLPGEEAKTAHFCSMCGPKFCSMRISEDVRQYAAEQGLSEEEAIEKGMQEKSQEFAEQDAEIYT; encoded by the coding sequence ATGATTCAGGAAAAGTACACATACGACGACTACGGAAACAACTACCCCAATTCACGCAAGGTCTACATCTCCGGCAGCCGTCCGGATATCCAGGTGCCGATGCGGGAAATCAAGCTGACCGACACCAAAAAAGCCGACGGTACGGTGGAGGAAAATGCGCCGGTTCTGGTCTACGACACCAGCGGTCCGATGACCGATCCGAACTACACGCTCGATCTTGAAAAAGGGCTGCCGAAACTGCGCGAAGCGTGGATCGAAGAGCGCGGCGATACCGTCAAAACCGAGGCGCGCGGGTTTCAGCCGGGGGATGACGGGCAGGGCGGCGACACCAACCGTATGCCGTTCCAATCTCTGGAAAAAATGGCGCGCGTTGCCAAAGAGGGCGCCAATGTTTCGCAGATGCATTATGCGAGAAAGGGCATCATTACACCGGAGATGGAATATATTGCCATCCGCGAAAATCTCGGCCGGCAGGCGGCATTCAACTCGGTCTATATGAAATCCGAACATGAGACCGGCCTCCTGACCCAGGCGCAGACCGCCGGCATGCGTTCGGCAAATCATCAGCATCCGGGGCAGTCGTTCGGAGCCAACATTCCTGATTTTGTTACGCCTGAATTTGTGCGTGATGAAGTGGCGGCGGGACGGGCGATTATTCCGGCGAATATCAACCATCCGGAAGCGGAGCCGATGATTATCGGCCGCAACTTTCTGGTGAAGATCAATGCGAATATCGGCAACTCGGCGGTGACCTCGAGCATCGGCGAAGAGGTGGAAAAGGTGCAGTGGTCGACGCTTTGGGGCGCGGACACGATTATGGACCTTTCGACCGGCGAAAATATTCATGACACCCGCGAGTGGAACCTGCGTAACTGCCCGGTTCCGGTCGGCACGGTACCGATTTACCAAGCCCTGCAGAAAGTGGGGGAACGTCCGGAGGATCTGACGTGGGAACTGTTCCGCGATACGCTGATTGAGCAGGCGCAGCAGGGCGTCGACTACTTTACGATCCATGCCGGTGTCCGTCTGCGTTATGTGCCGATGACGGCCCAGCGGGTCTGCGGTATTGTGAGCCGCGGCGGATCGATTATGGCAAAGTGGTGCGTCTCGCATCATAAGGAAAGTTTCCTTTACGAACGCTTCCGCGAGATCTGCGAAATCTGCAGGCAGTACGACGTGTCGCTGTCGCTGGGCGACGGCATGCGTCCGGGCGCGATTGCCGATGCCAATGATGAAGCACAGCTCGGCGAACTGGAAACGCTGGGCGAGCTGACGAAGATTGCGTGGGAATATGATGTTCAGGTAATGATTGAAGGTCCGGGCCATGTGCCGCTGCACGGGGTGAAGGAAAATATGGAGTGGGAGCTGGAAGCGTGTCACGAAGCGCCGTTTTACACCCTCGGCCCGCTGACGACCGACGTGGCACCGGGCTATGATCATATCACCAGCGGAATCGGTGCGGCGAACATCGGCTGGTACGGTTGCGCGATGCTTTGTTACGTGACGCCGAAGGAACACCTCGGTTTGCCGAATAAAGAGGATGTGAAAGCCGGCGTGATTACCTACAAAATTGCGGCGCATGCGGCGGATCTGGCGAAAGGGTTCCCCGGCGCGCAGGTGCGCGATAATGCACTGAGTAAGGCGCGGTTTGAATTCCGCTGGGAAGATCAGTTTAATCTGGCGCTTGATCCGGTGACGGCGCGGTCGTTCCACGATTCGACGCTGCCGGGCGAAGAGGCGAAAACGGCACACTTCTGTTCCATGTGCGGGCCGAAGTTCTGCTCCATGCGGATTTCGGAAGATGTCCGCCAGTATGCCGCAGAACAGGGGCTGTCCGAAGAGGAGGCCATTGAAAAAGGCATGCAGGAAAAATCGCAGGAATTCGCGGAGCAGGACGCCGAAATTTATACCTAG